The following coding sequences lie in one Arachis hypogaea cultivar Tifrunner chromosome 9, arahy.Tifrunner.gnm2.J5K5, whole genome shotgun sequence genomic window:
- the LOC112710558 gene encoding UDP-glucose flavonoid 3-O-glucosyltransferase 7-like: MTTSKSRPLKIHLLPYYAQGHQIPAVHLAGLLASRGQHVTIITTPSNARLIEKAIIGGGGDHDNASDRICIHTINLPAEQVGLPPGVENFSDVTDNSAAKKLYIASHLIQSQVESFIEESLPDALIADIMFTWSQATARRFKIPRLTFNSMLIFNMCVVEAIRAHPEILKSNTGPYTIPGLPHKITFPVKPMATFNKVMEPTIDAEKESLGVIVSSFKELNAEYAEHYEKITGRRVWHIGPTDLMVHKTVPRAVDSEDECLKWLSTKKNSSVVYVAFGSLTRLTGKQLYELALGLERSGHPFIWVVSRNKNNGVEETEGKGLPVGFEETMKKEGRGMVIKEWVPQPLILNHAAIGAFLTHCGSNSVNESVAAGVPMITIPAFGDQYFTEKMISEMHGIGVEVGAVEWIVSQYDTPKEVVSAEMIEKAVKRLMDGGDEAEKIRKRAKELQEKALKAVEEGGSSYNTLTELIDHLQKLVALKTPATST, translated from the coding sequence ATGACAACGTCGAAGTCGCGGCCATTGAAGATACACTTGCTGCCATACTACGCGCAGGGTCACCAAATCCCCGCCGTCCACCTAGCAGGCTTACTGGCCTCACGTGGACAGCACGTGACCATCATCACCACTCCTTCCAACGCCCGTCTAATTGAGAAGGCCATCATCGGAGGCGGCGGCGATCATGACAACGCCTCCGACCGCATCTGCATCCACACCATCAACTTACCCGCCGAACAAGTCGGTCTTCCCCCCGGCGTCGAGAACTTCTCCGACGTCACCGACAATTCCGCCGCCAAGAAGCTCTACATTGCATCGCACCTCATCCAGTCGCAAGTGGAGTCCTTCATTGAGGAGTCCCTGCCGGACGCTCTCATCGCCGACATCATGTTCACGTGGAGCCAAGCCACCGCGAGACGCTTCAAGATCCCGAGGCTCACCTTCAACTCTATGTTGATCTTTAACATGTGCGTGGTAGAAGCCATTAGAGCTCATCCCGAGATCTTGAAATCCAACACGGGCCCGTACACTATCCCGGGCCTACCTCACAAGATCACCTTCCCCGTGAAGCCCATGGCGACTTTCAACAAAGTCATGGAGCCCACCATTGACGCAGAGAAGGAGAGCCTCGGAGTCATCGTGAGCAGCTTCAAGGAGCTTAACGCAGAGTACGCCGAGCACTACGAGAAGATCACGGGTCGGAGAGTATGGCATATCGGTCCCACGGATCTCATGGTGCATAAAACCGTTCCAAGAGCCGTTGATAGTGAAGACGAGTGCCTGAAATGGCTTTCAACCAAGAAAAACAGTTCCGTGGTTTACGTTGCTTTTGGCTCATTGACCCGTTTAACTGGTAAGCAGCTTTACGAGTTAGCGTTGGGCCTGGAGCGCTCAGGGCACCCATTTATTTGGGTGGTTTCGCGGAACAAGAACAACGGAGTTGAAGAAACAGAAGGGAAAGGGTTGCCAGTCGGGTTTGAAGAGACGATGAAGAAGGAGGGGAGAGGGATGGTGATAAAAGAGTGGGTGCCGCAGCCGTTGATCCTGAATCATGCGGCTATTGGAGCGTTCTTGACGCACTGTGGAAGCAACTCTGTGAATGAATCGGTAGCTGCTGGGGTTCCCATGATAACAATACCGGCGTTTGGGGATCAATACTTCACTGAGAAGATGATAAGTGAGATGCACGGTATTGGGGTGGAGGTGGGTGCAGTGGAGTGGATCGTATCGCAGTACGACACCCCGAAGGAAGTGGTAAGCGCGGAGATGATAGAGAAGGCGGTGAAGAGGTTGATGGACGGCGGCGATGAAGCGGAGAAGATCAGGAAAAGAGCCAAGGAGTTGCAAGAGAAGGCTTTGAAAGCGGTTGAGGAAGGTGGGTCCTCATACAACACTTTGACGGAACTTATTGATCACCTTCAGAAGCTTGTGGCGCTCAAAACACCTGCAACTTCTACCTAG